The DNA region GTGACCGGCGCCAACTCGAACGTCGACCAGCCGGTCCAGTTCAGTCACCTGCACCACGCGGGGGGCATGGGCATCGACTGCCGGTACTGCCACACGTCGGTCGAGGTGGCGGCATCGGCCAACATCCCGCCCACCAAGACCTGCATGAACTGCCACAGCCAGATCTGGGCGCAGAGCCCGTACCTGGAACCGGTGCGGTCGAGCTGGAAGACGGGGCAGTCGCTGGTCTGGACGCGGGTGCACGACCTGCCCGACTTCGTCTACTTCAACCACTCCATCCATGTGAAGAAGGGCATGGGCTGCGAGACCTGCCATGGCCGCATCGATCAGATGCCGGGCATCCAGCAGAAGAGCTCGCTGCAGATGGAATGGTGCCTGGAGTGCCATCGGAACCCCGAGAAGTTCGTGCGCCCGCGTGAAGCGGTGTTCACGATGGGGTACGAGCCCGAGGGCGATCAGCTCGAAATCGGCCGCAAGCTGGTGCAGGAATACAAGATTCAGAGTCTGACGACCTGTTCGACGTGCCACCGGTGAGGACCACCCGTGGGGCGTGCGCGGTGGCCGGTGCCGGTCGTCGCGCGTGGTCGTCTGCCCGCTGCCGGCCCGTGGCCGTCAGCCTCCGTTGCGAATCATGAGTGATATCGATCTGTCGGCCATCCGCACGCGGCTCGCGTCGGCTTCGGGTCCCACCTTCTGGCGCAGCCTCGACGAGGTCGCCGAGACCCCGGAGTTCCAGCAGTACCTGCAGCGCGAGTTCCCCGAGAACGCCGCGGAGTGGGCCGATCCGGCCGGGCGACGACAGTTCCTCAAGCTGATGGGCGCCTCGCTGGCGCTCGCCGGCGTGACGGGCTGTACGCGCCAGCCGACCGAGCACATCGTCCCGTACGTGGTGCCGCCCGAGGGCTTCGTGCCCGGCAAGACGCAGCTGTTCGCGACGGCGATGCCGCGCGACGGTTTCGCCGAGCCGATTCTCGCGGTGAGCCACCACGGCCGTCCGATCAAGGTCGAGCCCAATCCTGATCACCCGTACGGCGGCGGCACCAGCCGCTACGCGCAGGCGTCGGTGCTCGGGCTCTACGACCCGGATCGTTCCCAGTCGTTGACGTACAAGGGCGCGATTCGTTCCGTGGCCGATTTCCAGGCCGCGATGACCGGCGCGCTGACGGCCCAGCAGGCCATCGCGGGCGCGGGGTTCCGGATCCTCACCGGCACGATCACCTCGCCGTCGCTGGCCGCGCAGATCGAGGCGGTGCTGAACATCTACCCCGAGGCGCGGTGGATCCAGTACGAGCCGCTCGGCCGTGACGCGGTGGCCAGTGCACTTGCCGGAGCGTTCGGTCAGCGCCTCGAGCCGGTCCTCAAGATCGAGAACGCCGACGTCATCCTCTCGCTCGACGGCGACTTCATGGAGTGCGGCGCGGCCGAGCTGAAGTACGCGCGCGCCTTCGCGGACCGCCGCCGCCTCGAGGGCGGTGCCACGACGATGAACCGGCTCTACATGGTCGAGAGCCGGACCAGCAACACCGGCACCAAGGCCGACCACCGCCTCGCGGTTCGCGCTGCCGACGTCGAGGCCATCGCCCGTGCAGTCGCGGCGAAGCTGGGCGTCGCCGGCGTGACCGCCGGTGCGCTGCCGCCGAAGGTCGAGCAGAAGTGGATCGACGCGGTGGCCGAGGACCTCAAGACGGCCGGCGCCAAGGCGCTCGTCGTGGCCGGCGACCACCAGACGGCCGGCGTGCAGGTCATTGCCGCGGCCATCAACCAGGCGCTGGGCGCCGTGGGCAGCACCGTCGACTACTACCCGTCGCAGGCGGCACGGGTGGAGGGTCGCACCGGTGAACTCGGTGAACTCGTCGGCGACCTCGCCGCGGGCAAGGTCGACCTGCTCCTGGTCCTCGACGCCAACCCGGTGTACGACGCGCCGGTGGATCTCGGGTTTGCCGACCAGCTGAAGAAGGCGACCATCCGCGTGCACGCCGGCCTTTACCGGGACGAGACCGCGGAGCTGTGCCAGTGGCACGTGCCGCTGACCCACTACCTCGAGAGCTGGGCCGACCTGCGCGGCGTCGACGGCACGGTGTCGATCGCGCAGCCGCTGATCAACCCCCTGTACGACACGGCG from Luteitalea sp. TBR-22 includes:
- a CDS encoding cytochrome c3 family protein; translated protein: MSQIFPRSANAIARFTLVGVLLFGGLVASIVGMSMRSDFVTGANSNVDQPVQFSHLHHAGGMGIDCRYCHTSVEVAASANIPPTKTCMNCHSQIWAQSPYLEPVRSSWKTGQSLVWTRVHDLPDFVYFNHSIHVKKGMGCETCHGRIDQMPGIQQKSSLQMEWCLECHRNPEKFVRPREAVFTMGYEPEGDQLEIGRKLVQEYKIQSLTTCSTCHR